One genomic region from Haloarcula taiwanensis encodes:
- a CDS encoding flavoprotein, whose protein sequence is MTDAYEEYEAVVVGCGPGGAAAAANLARNGVETLVLERGVDAGSKNVSGGLIYAEESAPYTIDGLFPGFREAATERPVTENYIHNVAGEKVKTFDIGDLHHHDTAWADAVLRRKMDSWLAQQVHERTRETGGGLLTEVHVTGLLRERGEIVGVTTEELDPIKADLVVAADGVNSELARDAGLMDWEEPEEWFQGVKAVVDVEPDVINERFDVDPDDGAAHLFSGDLFDGVRGGGFLYTNESSLSIGTVFHLDSIAAEKAEPHELLDSLLTHPLMAQWLGDEYDEREYSAKLVPDSKKAAHPSPHKDRLVLVGDAAGQMQAQGPIIKGMNHAVTAGALAAEAFADARSRNEPHRAGELYEKKLHDEGVMDKLRPTRYEVFGRLGELGPVDDFSNAIAESAVGRFGVRAASGLLERAYASPTLVSMIPDTKLPYVTLPTVIAEELGEEVDDENTVSPPDLADRIGDLTYDVGDPHIELVDKSFEASGTAVTACPVSAADFGGGCYRDERVQTNGHEEHLVSLDTQPCVECGTCAVVADTEWEHPAGGKGVEFEQG, encoded by the coding sequence ATGACTGACGCCTACGAGGAGTACGAGGCGGTCGTCGTCGGCTGTGGCCCCGGCGGGGCCGCGGCGGCGGCGAACCTCGCGCGAAACGGCGTCGAGACGCTCGTCCTCGAACGCGGCGTCGACGCCGGGTCGAAGAACGTCTCCGGCGGCCTCATCTACGCCGAGGAGTCCGCGCCCTACACCATCGACGGCCTGTTCCCCGGCTTCCGCGAGGCGGCGACCGAGCGGCCGGTCACCGAGAACTACATCCACAACGTTGCCGGCGAGAAGGTCAAGACCTTCGACATCGGCGACCTCCACCACCACGACACGGCGTGGGCCGACGCGGTGCTGCGCCGGAAGATGGATTCGTGGCTCGCCCAGCAGGTCCACGAGCGCACCCGCGAGACCGGCGGCGGCCTGCTGACCGAGGTCCACGTCACCGGCCTGCTGCGCGAGCGGGGGGAAATCGTCGGCGTGACGACGGAGGAACTCGACCCCATCAAGGCCGACCTCGTCGTAGCCGCCGACGGCGTCAACTCCGAACTCGCGCGGGACGCGGGCCTGATGGACTGGGAGGAACCGGAGGAGTGGTTCCAGGGCGTCAAGGCCGTCGTCGACGTGGAGCCGGATGTCATCAACGAGCGCTTCGACGTGGACCCGGACGACGGCGCGGCCCACCTGTTCTCGGGCGACCTCTTCGACGGCGTCCGGGGCGGCGGCTTCCTCTACACCAACGAGTCGTCCCTTTCCATCGGCACCGTGTTCCACCTCGACTCCATCGCGGCGGAGAAGGCCGAGCCCCACGAACTGCTCGACAGCCTGCTCACCCACCCGCTCATGGCCCAGTGGCTCGGCGACGAGTACGACGAGCGCGAGTACAGCGCCAAACTGGTCCCGGACTCGAAGAAGGCCGCCCATCCGTCGCCCCACAAGGACCGCCTCGTCCTGGTCGGCGACGCCGCCGGCCAGATGCAGGCTCAGGGTCCCATCATCAAGGGGATGAACCACGCGGTCACAGCGGGCGCGCTGGCCGCTGAAGCCTTCGCCGACGCGCGCTCGCGCAACGAACCCCACCGCGCCGGCGAACTGTACGAGAAGAAGCTGCACGACGAGGGCGTGATGGACAAGCTTCGGCCGACCCGCTACGAGGTGTTCGGACGGCTCGGCGAGCTCGGGCCGGTCGACGACTTCTCAAACGCAATCGCCGAGTCCGCCGTCGGTCGCTTCGGCGTCCGGGCCGCGTCGGGCCTGCTCGAACGGGCCTACGCCTCGCCGACGCTGGTGTCGATGATTCCGGACACCAAACTCCCCTACGTGACGCTGCCGACGGTCATCGCCGAGGAACTCGGAGAGGAGGTCGACGACGAGAACACCGTCTCGCCGCCTGATCTGGCCGACCGCATCGGCGACCTGACCTACGACGTGGGCGACCCACACATCGAACTGGTAGACAAGTCATTCGAGGCGTCGGGGACCGCTGTCACGGCCTGCCCGGTCAGTGCCGCGGACTTCGGCGGCGGCTGTTACCGCGACGAGCGGGTGCAGACGAACGGCCACGAGGAACACCTCGTGAGCCTCGACACCCAGCCCTGCGTGGAGTGTGGGACCTGCGCGGTCGTCGCCGACACCGAGTGGGAACACCCCGCCGGGGGCAAGGGCGTCGAGTTCGAGCAGGGCTGA
- a CDS encoding electron transfer flavoprotein subunit alpha, whose translation MVEIDPTEYEIADLGPKIKDVDDADELRAMLELEEGGEDRVPVKTLIEDRIEKVEDEGDGEIDPETVDLGTLTVADVANMVRDIDDAAVLRDLLEREQAGEDRKTAKSQIESRIESVEGTDEEETEEAEYVPPEEKYPDLDHPTNDKQWVEGTVGAEYRDMWVYCETQAGDLVDVSKEMLGKARDLMDTYNAEYDADERVVAVLIGADASDHVDDVIAYGADLVLYHEDDRLERFRHQPYTEIFCDMARAGGDLASEGREEVDWKDYHEPRYTVFPATNNGRDLSALVQGELDSGLASDCSGLYIENAMISNPAKVGTAGDKKEFERVLHMKRPDFSGFEYSTILCIDKPNRDFHPQGASVIPGSFEIPDPDYERDSEVVDYEMDLEDAWFQVEVEEYDRLSGGVDLTGHDVIVAVGRGIGDDPTRGIEQALDLVDAFEDADLGLSRGVITSSYSFDSHVEQYVTEERQIGESGQAVEPDVYIAAGISGAIQHKVGCDESDTIIAINTDPDADIRDFSDYLIEGDLFEVLPRLTEAVEAGDLGAVVGEVSDD comes from the coding sequence ATGGTCGAAATCGACCCCACAGAGTACGAAATTGCCGACCTCGGACCGAAAATAAAGGACGTCGACGACGCCGACGAACTGCGGGCGATGCTGGAACTGGAGGAAGGCGGCGAGGACCGTGTGCCGGTCAAGACACTCATCGAGGACCGCATCGAGAAGGTCGAAGACGAGGGCGACGGAGAGATAGACCCGGAGACCGTCGACCTCGGCACGCTGACCGTCGCCGACGTGGCGAACATGGTCCGGGACATCGACGACGCCGCGGTGCTCCGGGACCTCCTGGAGCGCGAGCAGGCCGGCGAGGACCGCAAGACGGCGAAGTCCCAGATAGAGAGCCGCATCGAGTCCGTCGAGGGAACCGACGAGGAAGAGACCGAGGAGGCCGAGTACGTCCCGCCTGAAGAGAAGTACCCCGACCTCGACCACCCGACCAACGACAAGCAGTGGGTCGAGGGGACCGTCGGCGCAGAGTACCGCGACATGTGGGTCTACTGCGAGACGCAGGCCGGCGACCTCGTGGACGTGTCAAAGGAGATGCTCGGGAAGGCCCGCGACCTGATGGACACCTACAACGCCGAGTACGACGCCGACGAGCGCGTCGTCGCGGTGCTCATCGGGGCCGACGCCAGCGACCACGTCGACGACGTCATCGCCTACGGCGCGGACCTCGTCCTCTATCACGAGGACGACCGCCTCGAACGCTTCCGCCACCAGCCCTACACCGAAATCTTCTGTGACATGGCCCGCGCGGGCGGCGACCTTGCCTCCGAGGGCCGCGAGGAAGTCGACTGGAAGGACTACCACGAACCGCGCTACACGGTCTTCCCGGCCACGAACAACGGCCGCGACCTCTCGGCGCTCGTCCAGGGCGAACTCGACTCCGGACTAGCGTCGGACTGCTCGGGGCTGTACATCGAGAACGCGATGATATCCAACCCCGCGAAGGTCGGCACGGCCGGCGACAAGAAGGAGTTCGAGCGCGTCCTGCACATGAAGCGCCCGGACTTCTCGGGCTTCGAGTACTCGACCATCCTCTGTATCGACAAGCCCAACCGGGATTTCCACCCGCAGGGGGCGTCCGTCATCCCGGGGAGCTTCGAGATTCCCGACCCCGATTACGAGCGCGACAGCGAGGTCGTCGACTACGAGATGGACCTCGAGGATGCGTGGTTTCAGGTCGAAGTCGAGGAGTACGACCGCCTCTCCGGCGGTGTCGACCTCACCGGCCACGACGTTATCGTCGCCGTCGGTCGGGGCATTGGCGACGACCCGACGCGGGGCATCGAGCAGGCGCTGGACCTCGTCGACGCCTTCGAGGACGCCGACCTTGGGCTGTCCCGCGGGGTCATCACCTCGTCGTACTCCTTCGACAGCCACGTCGAGCAGTACGTCACCGAGGAGCGCCAGATCGGCGAGTCCGGCCAGGCGGTCGAACCGGACGTGTACATCGCGGCGGGCATCTCCGGCGCGATTCAGCACAAGGTCGGCTGCGACGAGTCGGACACGATAATCGCCATCAACACCGACCCGGACGCCGACATCCGCGACTTCTCGGACTACCTCATCGAGGGCGACCTGTTCGAGGTCCTGCCGCGCCTGACGGAGGCGGTCGAAGCCGGCGACCTCGGCGCGGTCGTGGGGGAGGTCAGCGATGACTGA
- a CDS encoding molecular chaperone Hsp20 — translation MALPTTTPSSWMRSFDLPSRLFETGSDDYELYEEDDEFVLNVELPGFDVGDIDVSWDDGMLNIAAEREDEQRGERRTYHRRFRFPKRIDDEGIAANYTNGILEVRLPVEAGATARGKQIEVEG, via the coding sequence ATGGCCCTGCCAACGACCACACCGAGTTCCTGGATGCGCAGCTTTGACCTTCCGTCCCGCTTGTTCGAAACAGGTAGCGACGACTACGAACTGTACGAAGAGGACGACGAGTTCGTCCTCAACGTCGAACTCCCGGGTTTCGACGTCGGGGACATCGACGTCTCCTGGGACGACGGCATGCTGAACATCGCTGCCGAGCGCGAGGACGAACAGCGAGGCGAGCGTCGGACGTACCACCGACGCTTCCGGTTCCCGAAGCGCATTGACGACGAGGGTATCGCTGCGAACTACACGAACGGTATCCTCGAAGTGCGTCTGCCTGTCGAGGCAGGCGCGACGGCCCGCGGCAAGCAGATAGAGGTCGAAGGCTAA
- a CDS encoding arsenic-transporting ATPase: protein MTRFVLYGGKGGVGKTTVAAATGHRLAAAGHETLVVSTDPAHSLGDAVEAEVSGDPTEIRPGLWGVEVDPQTGIDRYRSLFEALAAEFSDAGIRMDEDEVAELFTSGVMPGSDELAAIEGMATYVESDRWDRVVFDTAPTGHTLRLLDLPSVLDRGVATAMDLRDQVRRKVNTARTMMFGPMARRRDDGPDDFTAMRERMERVGTVLRDPDRTAFRVVTIPETMAVRESERLVERLREFEVPVTTLVVNKVIEDAGDCERCRGKQAVQDEAIEQLRTSLSDLDLWTVPDQSGEVTGVEALEKIGAHIAG, encoded by the coding sequence GTGACTCGATTCGTCCTCTACGGCGGCAAGGGCGGCGTCGGCAAGACGACGGTGGCGGCGGCGACCGGCCACCGGTTGGCAGCGGCGGGCCACGAGACGCTCGTCGTTTCGACAGACCCCGCACACTCGCTTGGCGACGCCGTCGAGGCCGAGGTCAGCGGCGACCCGACGGAAATCCGGCCGGGGCTGTGGGGCGTCGAGGTGGACCCACAGACCGGCATCGACCGCTACCGCTCGCTGTTCGAGGCGCTGGCGGCGGAGTTCTCCGACGCCGGCATCCGGATGGACGAGGACGAGGTCGCGGAGCTGTTCACCTCCGGCGTGATGCCCGGCAGCGACGAACTGGCGGCCATCGAGGGCATGGCGACGTACGTCGAGAGCGACCGCTGGGACCGCGTGGTGTTCGACACCGCGCCGACCGGCCACACGCTCCGCCTGCTGGACCTCCCGTCGGTGCTCGACCGCGGCGTGGCGACGGCGATGGACCTCCGCGACCAGGTCCGTCGAAAGGTCAACACCGCCCGGACGATGATGTTCGGCCCGATGGCGCGTCGCCGCGACGACGGCCCGGACGACTTCACGGCGATGCGTGAGCGGATGGAGCGGGTCGGCACAGTGTTGCGGGACCCCGACCGGACCGCGTTCCGCGTCGTCACCATCCCCGAGACGATGGCCGTCCGCGAATCCGAGCGGCTGGTCGAGCGACTCCGCGAGTTCGAGGTCCCGGTGACGACGCTCGTGGTGAACAAGGTCATCGAGGACGCCGGCGACTGCGAGCGCTGTCGGGGCAAGCAAGCAGTACAGGACGAGGCCATCGAACAACTGCGGACGTCGCTGTCGGACCTGGACCTGTGGACGGTTCCCGACCAGTCCGGCGAGGTGACCGGGGTTGAGGCGCTGGAGAAGATAGGGGCGCATATAGCTGGGTAA
- a CDS encoding electron transfer flavoprotein subunit beta, which produces MHSVVMTKGVPDFREGQVSFDEDGHLERGKTPTVMNPNDKHALRAAFQTKVRNGGHVSLMSMGPPGYKEVLQEGMADVYADDLYLLSDREMGAADTWATAMTVATGLQNLDEQPDLVFAGFKTADGETGHTGPQTCWCLDWPIITHVLSLDIDEDGGTVRAKRLVDGDISEIETVEAPMPCFIVADPEFEPTYRRASHRLKHKDLRAETKERAEEYEDHLTVWDHEDLNLDPDYIGLDGSPTIVAGVDPIPKAPSEREATVIEADEREALGPVLDELAPYAAGD; this is translated from the coding sequence ATGCACTCAGTCGTTATGACCAAAGGCGTCCCTGATTTCCGCGAGGGACAGGTATCGTTCGACGAAGACGGCCATCTCGAACGGGGCAAGACACCGACGGTGATGAACCCTAACGACAAGCACGCGTTACGGGCCGCGTTCCAGACGAAAGTCCGTAACGGCGGTCACGTCTCACTGATGAGCATGGGGCCGCCGGGGTACAAAGAGGTGTTGCAGGAAGGGATGGCAGACGTGTACGCTGACGACCTGTATCTCCTCTCGGACCGGGAGATGGGGGCGGCGGACACCTGGGCCACCGCGATGACAGTCGCTACCGGCCTGCAGAACCTCGACGAGCAGCCCGATCTGGTGTTTGCTGGATTCAAGACGGCCGACGGCGAAACGGGCCACACCGGCCCACAGACCTGCTGGTGTCTGGACTGGCCGATAATTACCCACGTTCTCTCGCTCGATATCGACGAGGATGGTGGCACCGTCCGGGCGAAGCGGCTGGTCGACGGCGACATCTCCGAAATCGAGACCGTCGAAGCGCCGATGCCGTGTTTCATCGTCGCCGACCCCGAGTTCGAACCGACCTACCGGCGGGCCAGCCACCGGCTGAAACACAAGGACCTCCGCGCCGAGACCAAAGAGCGCGCCGAGGAGTACGAGGACCATCTGACGGTCTGGGACCACGAGGACCTCAACCTCGACCCGGACTACATCGGCCTCGACGGCTCGCCCACCATCGTCGCCGGGGTCGACCCGATTCCGAAGGCCCCCTCGGAGCGGGAGGCCACGGTCATTGAGGCAGACGAACGCGAGGCACTGGGACCGGTGCTGGACGAACTCGCGCCGTACGCGGCGGGTGACTGA
- a CDS encoding GNAT family N-acetyltransferase → MELTEPLQFDHEDRRDIYEYVESHGSVEPRAARSALQMDPRPFGHHVAILKRDGVLEEIDGELRVAYNDTVEEEFEADDIEFTIRQARQEDLTGLVGAIRAAIGGGEYVDAETVADVVDSEGVLLRHNELESRIFFVACINDDVVGWVHLKHPEVEKLSHTAELTLGVLERYRGHGIGSQLLARGTEWAASNGYEKLYNSVPSTNGDAIDFLEGHGWDTEAVREDHYKFGDEYADEVMMEIDL, encoded by the coding sequence ATGGAGTTGACAGAGCCACTGCAGTTCGACCACGAGGACCGACGGGATATCTACGAGTACGTCGAGTCACACGGATCGGTGGAACCGAGGGCTGCCCGGTCGGCGCTACAGATGGACCCACGACCGTTCGGCCATCACGTCGCGATACTCAAACGCGACGGCGTACTGGAGGAGATCGACGGCGAACTCCGCGTCGCCTACAACGACACCGTCGAGGAGGAGTTCGAGGCCGACGACATCGAGTTCACCATCCGCCAGGCGCGACAGGAGGATCTGACTGGCCTCGTCGGGGCCATCCGGGCCGCTATCGGCGGCGGCGAGTACGTCGACGCGGAGACCGTCGCCGACGTGGTGGACAGCGAGGGTGTGCTGCTCCGGCACAATGAACTGGAGTCGCGCATCTTCTTTGTCGCCTGCATCAACGACGACGTGGTCGGGTGGGTCCATCTCAAGCACCCGGAGGTCGAGAAGCTCAGTCACACGGCAGAGCTAACGCTGGGTGTGCTCGAACGGTATCGGGGCCACGGCATCGGCTCGCAGTTGCTCGCCCGCGGGACCGAGTGGGCGGCGTCGAACGGCTACGAGAAACTGTACAATTCTGTCCCATCGACGAACGGTGACGCAATCGATTTCCTCGAAGGCCACGGCTGGGACACTGAAGCCGTCCGCGAGGACCATTACAAGTTCGGCGACGAGTACGCCGACGAAGTGATGATGGAGATCGATCTCTAG
- a CDS encoding glutamate--tRNA ligase, translated as MDDELRDRITEAAETNALLNAVKHDSEAQVGAIMGPLMGENPEFREYGDEIPGVIAPVVERVNGMDADERRERLAELAPAKLEELEAEDEGEDHPLPDLPNTEEYDTVRMRVAPNPNGPWHIGHARMAAVVGTYKKRYDGEFICRFDDTDPETKRPDLDAYDAILDAIDYLGFEPDDVVNASDRVETYYEHARDLIELGGAYTCSCPQGEFSDLKNSGEACPHREKDAETTREEFEAMVDGEYESGEMVLRVRTDITHKNPALRDFVAFRMIDTPHPREAAEEYRCWPMLDFQSGLDDHLLGVTHIIRGIDLQDSAKRQQFVYDYFGWEYPEVIHWGHVQVDAYDVPLSTSSIAELIADGDLAGWDDPRAPTVASLERRGIRGEAVVDAMIQLGTSTSNVDLAMSSIYSNNRDLVDDASDRAFFVRDDEAHGGLVERQVVGGPEAGEPPLHPDFEERGRREIPVTSGVAVEGDDLPGHGERVWLKGYGCVRHTRDAFEYTGDDIDAVREEGVDVIHWAPADGPRLRLRTMDGDVSGVAEPGLLDYDADEVVQFERIGFARLDEVADDPDAESVAYFAHP; from the coding sequence ATGGACGACGAGCTGCGAGACCGAATCACGGAGGCGGCGGAGACGAACGCCCTCCTCAACGCGGTCAAACACGATAGCGAGGCACAGGTCGGCGCAATAATGGGCCCGCTCATGGGCGAGAACCCCGAGTTCCGCGAGTACGGCGACGAGATTCCGGGCGTCATCGCTCCGGTCGTCGAGCGGGTCAACGGCATGGACGCCGACGAGCGCCGCGAGCGACTGGCCGAACTCGCCCCCGCGAAGCTCGAAGAACTGGAAGCCGAAGACGAGGGTGAGGACCACCCGCTGCCGGACCTGCCCAACACAGAGGAGTACGACACCGTGCGGATGCGGGTCGCGCCCAACCCTAACGGCCCGTGGCACATCGGCCACGCGCGGATGGCCGCCGTCGTCGGGACGTACAAGAAGCGCTACGACGGGGAGTTCATCTGCCGCTTCGACGACACCGACCCCGAGACCAAGCGGCCGGATCTGGACGCCTACGACGCGATACTGGACGCAATCGACTATCTGGGCTTCGAGCCCGACGATGTGGTGAACGCCAGCGACCGCGTCGAGACGTACTACGAGCACGCTCGCGACCTCATCGAGTTGGGCGGGGCCTACACCTGCTCGTGTCCCCAGGGTGAGTTCTCCGACCTGAAAAACAGCGGCGAGGCCTGTCCTCACCGCGAGAAGGACGCCGAGACCACCCGCGAGGAGTTCGAGGCGATGGTCGACGGCGAGTACGAGAGCGGCGAGATGGTCCTGCGGGTCCGCACCGACATCACCCACAAGAACCCGGCGCTCCGGGATTTCGTGGCCTTCCGGATGATCGACACACCACATCCACGCGAGGCGGCCGAAGAGTACCGCTGCTGGCCGATGCTGGACTTCCAGAGCGGGCTGGACGACCATCTGCTCGGCGTGACCCACATCATCCGCGGCATCGACCTCCAGGACTCCGCGAAGCGCCAGCAGTTCGTCTACGACTACTTCGGCTGGGAGTACCCCGAGGTCATCCACTGGGGCCACGTCCAGGTCGATGCCTACGACGTGCCGCTGTCCACGTCGAGCATCGCTGAACTCATCGCGGACGGCGACCTCGCGGGCTGGGACGACCCCCGCGCGCCGACCGTCGCCAGCCTCGAACGCCGGGGCATCCGCGGCGAGGCCGTCGTCGACGCGATGATTCAACTGGGCACGTCCACCTCGAATGTCGACCTCGCGATGTCCTCCATCTACTCGAACAACCGCGACCTTGTCGACGACGCCTCGGACCGGGCGTTCTTCGTCCGGGACGACGAGGCTCACGGCGGCCTCGTTGAGCGCCAGGTCGTCGGCGGTCCCGAGGCCGGTGAACCGCCGCTCCACCCCGACTTCGAGGAGCGTGGCCGCCGCGAGATTCCGGTGACCAGTGGTGTTGCCGTCGAAGGCGACGACTTGCCGGGACACGGCGAACGGGTCTGGCTCAAGGGATACGGCTGCGTGCGCCACACTCGTGACGCCTTCGAGTACACCGGCGACGACATTGACGCGGTCCGCGAGGAGGGCGTCGACGTGATTCACTGGGCACCGGCCGACGGCCCACGCCTCCGCCTCCGGACAATGGACGGCGACGTGTCAGGTGTGGCGGAACCCGGCCTGCTCGATTACGACGCCGACGAGGTCGTCCAGTTCGAACGTATCGGGTTCGCCCGCCTCGACGAGGTCGCGGACGACCCGGACGCGGAGTCCGTCGCGTACTTCGCACATCCCTGA
- a CDS encoding ferredoxin, whose translation MAIDPEFEENRDVVEQHDGHDVWGPVDEPEELGIHGTHVAVDFDICIADGACLEDCPVDVFEWVDSPDHPESEIKADPAHEDQCIDCMLCVDVCPVDAIDVDPGRAGRI comes from the coding sequence ATGGCCATAGACCCGGAGTTCGAGGAGAACCGCGACGTTGTCGAACAGCACGACGGACACGACGTCTGGGGACCGGTCGACGAACCCGAGGAACTGGGTATCCACGGGACACACGTCGCCGTCGATTTCGACATCTGCATCGCCGACGGCGCGTGTCTGGAAGACTGCCCCGTCGACGTGTTCGAGTGGGTCGACTCGCCGGATCACCCGGAGAGCGAAATCAAAGCCGACCCCGCTCACGAGGACCAGTGCATCGACTGTATGCTCTGTGTCGACGTGTGTCCGGTCGACGCTATCGACGTGGACCCGGGCCGCGCTGGTCGTATCTGA
- a CDS encoding phosphoesterase, producing MSERHQQVEDAIVARRDRVNDALPEDLPVQKPDHLYEASRYLLDAGGKRLRPTVLLLVAESLLDVDPLTAAYRDFPTLEGGRADVMSAALAIEVIQTFTLIHDDIMDDDALRRGVPAVHKEYDLSTAILAGDTLYSKAFEFLLDTGAAPERTVAANKRLATTCTRICEGQSLDIEFEQRDVVTPEEYLEMVELKTAVLYGAAASIPATLLGADEETVDALYNYGLDVGRAFQIQDDLLDLTTPSEKLGKQRGSDLVENKQTLVTLHARQQGVDVGELIDTDSVEAVSEAEIDAAVERLREVGSIEYARQTGQDLIASGKQNLEVLPDNEARSLLEGIANYLVERDY from the coding sequence ATGTCCGAACGCCATCAGCAGGTCGAAGACGCGATTGTCGCCCGACGAGACCGGGTCAACGACGCTCTCCCGGAGGACCTCCCGGTGCAGAAACCGGACCACCTCTACGAGGCGTCGCGGTACCTGCTGGACGCGGGCGGGAAACGGCTCCGCCCGACGGTCCTGCTGCTGGTCGCGGAGTCGCTGCTCGACGTCGACCCGCTGACGGCAGCCTACCGTGACTTCCCGACGCTCGAAGGCGGGCGGGCCGACGTGATGTCGGCCGCCCTCGCTATCGAGGTCATCCAGACGTTCACGCTCATCCACGACGACATCATGGACGACGACGCGCTCCGGCGCGGGGTGCCCGCCGTCCACAAGGAGTACGACCTCTCGACGGCGATTCTCGCCGGCGACACGCTGTACTCGAAGGCGTTCGAGTTCCTGCTCGATACGGGCGCGGCCCCCGAGCGGACCGTCGCCGCGAACAAGCGGCTCGCGACGACGTGTACCCGCATCTGCGAGGGCCAGTCGCTCGACATCGAGTTCGAGCAACGCGACGTGGTCACGCCCGAGGAGTACCTGGAGATGGTCGAACTCAAGACGGCCGTGCTGTACGGCGCGGCCGCCTCGATTCCGGCCACGCTGCTGGGGGCCGACGAGGAGACTGTCGACGCCCTGTACAACTACGGGCTCGACGTGGGGCGGGCGTTCCAGATTCAGGACGACCTGCTGGACCTGACGACCCCCTCGGAGAAGCTCGGCAAGCAGCGGGGCTCTGACCTCGTCGAGAACAAGCAGACGCTCGTGACGCTGCACGCCCGCCAGCAGGGCGTCGACGTCGGCGAACTCATCGACACGGACTCCGTCGAGGCGGTCTCGGAGGCCGAAATCGACGCCGCCGTCGAGCGCCTGCGGGAGGTGGGCTCCATCGAGTACGCCCGCCAGACCGGGCAGGACCTCATCGCGAGCGGGAAGCAGAACCTCGAAGTCCTGCCGGACAACGAGGCCCGCTCCCTGCTCGAAGGCATCGCCAACTACCTCGTCGAGCGCGACTACTGA
- a CDS encoding lipase encodes MTDPAPESVTVQRDIPFQEVDGETLTLDLYDSPAASGPKPVAVLVRGGAFAFGDKGEFARHALDLAADGFLVIEPQYRLAPEWTFPAALVDVKAAIEWVQAEGEGYAADTDRIVGVGHSAGANLVVLAALTADEPGFEPELYPGASSRLSAAVGYAGVYDFRALDAEMGEGQRFHRQYLGGGPDDEPAAYDLASPVAQADTDAPPTLLLHGTEDETVPPSQSELLADALGPMTDVAHESVSADHGFPFHGAHYDDVYERTVEFLRGAVAGPDAADAVDDTGVPGGDLPDPTDRIGDLGPAGGRGLDRSDGPGF; translated from the coding sequence GTGACAGACCCCGCTCCCGAGTCGGTGACCGTCCAGCGCGACATCCCGTTCCAGGAGGTCGACGGCGAGACGCTGACGCTCGACCTGTACGACTCGCCGGCGGCCAGCGGCCCGAAGCCGGTCGCTGTGCTCGTCCGCGGCGGCGCGTTCGCGTTCGGCGACAAGGGCGAGTTCGCCCGGCACGCGCTCGACCTCGCGGCGGACGGCTTCCTCGTCATCGAACCCCAGTACCGCCTCGCACCCGAGTGGACCTTCCCCGCGGCGCTGGTGGACGTGAAGGCCGCTATCGAGTGGGTTCAGGCGGAGGGCGAGGGCTACGCCGCTGACACCGACCGAATCGTCGGCGTCGGCCACTCTGCCGGCGCGAACCTCGTCGTCCTGGCCGCGCTGACGGCCGACGAGCCCGGGTTCGAACCCGAGCTGTACCCCGGCGCGTCCTCCCGCCTGTCGGCCGCCGTCGGCTACGCCGGCGTCTACGATTTCCGCGCGCTCGACGCCGAGATGGGGGAGGGACAGCGGTTCCACCGCCAGTACCTCGGCGGCGGGCCCGACGACGAGCCCGCGGCCTACGACCTGGCCTCGCCGGTCGCACAGGCCGACACCGACGCGCCCCCGACGCTGTTGCTCCACGGCACCGAGGACGAGACCGTCCCGCCGTCCCAGTCCGAACTGCTGGCCGACGCCCTCGGACCGATGACCGACGTGGCTCACGAGTCGGTGTCGGCGGACCACGGGTTCCCGTTCCACGGCGCTCACTACGACGACGTATACGAGCGGACCGTCGAGTTCCTCCGGGGAGCCGTCGCCGGGCCGGACGCCGCCGACGCGGTCGACGACACCGGAGTGCCTGGCGGCGACCTGCCGGACCCGACCGACCGCATCGGCGACCTCGGGCCGGCGGGCGGCAGGGGTCTGGATCGCTCCGACGGCCCCGGATTCTGA